The Rhizobium sp. BT03 genome has a window encoding:
- a CDS encoding LysR family transcriptional regulator produces MIRIEGIAAFVAVVEAGSVSEAARRLRLSKSVVSERLAELEKSLGGTLLHRTTRKLTLTEDGEVFLERAGRIVREIEEAAADMAERRGTLSGPIRIAAPVTFGRMHLGPALYPFLADHPDIELTLDIDDRRVDAASDGYDAIIRNGPIADSRLVAWKLAPSRRLLCASPDYLAREGMPLSLDDLNSHRGIFYTNRGVADWRFQTPEGAILVRAKPALGINNGDMLRDAAIAGLGIALLPAFIAGPAIREGLLAEIDVGHRPEAEFIYMAHPEGRNPSAKLRAIADHLKKSFGDPPYWDIADRA; encoded by the coding sequence ATGATCAGGATCGAAGGCATTGCGGCTTTCGTCGCCGTCGTCGAGGCAGGCTCGGTCAGCGAGGCGGCCCGGCGGCTCAGGCTCTCCAAATCCGTCGTCAGCGAAAGGCTGGCCGAGCTGGAGAAATCGCTGGGCGGCACGCTGCTGCACCGAACGACGCGCAAGCTCACCTTGACCGAGGACGGTGAGGTCTTCCTGGAGCGGGCCGGGCGTATCGTGCGCGAGATCGAGGAGGCTGCCGCCGATATGGCCGAGCGGCGCGGCACGCTGTCGGGGCCGATCCGCATCGCCGCCCCGGTCACCTTCGGCCGCATGCATCTCGGCCCGGCGCTCTATCCCTTTCTTGCCGACCATCCCGATATCGAACTGACGCTCGATATCGACGACCGGCGTGTCGATGCCGCCTCGGACGGCTATGACGCCATCATCCGCAACGGCCCGATCGCCGATAGCCGGCTGGTTGCCTGGAAGCTTGCGCCGAGCCGCCGCCTGCTCTGCGCGTCGCCGGATTATCTCGCGCGGGAGGGAATGCCGCTGTCGCTTGATGATCTCAACAGCCATCGCGGTATCTTCTACACCAATCGCGGCGTCGCCGACTGGCGCTTCCAGACGCCGGAGGGGGCGATCCTCGTCCGTGCAAAACCGGCGCTCGGCATCAACAACGGCGACATGCTGCGCGACGCCGCGATCGCCGGTCTCGGTATCGCGCTGCTGCCCGCCTTCATTGCCGGCCCGGCCATCCGCGAGGGACTGCTTGCCGAAATCGATGTCGGTCACAGGCCGGAGGCCGAATTCATCTATATGGCCCATCCCGAGGGACGAAATCCTTCCGCCAAGCTGCGCGCCATCGCCGATCATCTGAAGAAGAGTTTTGGCGATCCGCCCTATTGGGATATTGCGGATAGAGCATGA
- a CDS encoding DUF917 domain-containing protein gives MGRILVEKDVEAAVKGGSVYAAGGGGWADHGRMLGLAAVNVGKPELVSIEELRDDDWIATAAAIGAPASTTPWEMQGIDYVKAVQLLQEALGEKLSGLIIGQNGKSSTLNGWLPSAILGTKVVDAVGDIRAHPTGDMGSIGMAGSPEQMIQTAVGGNRAENRYIELVVKGATAKISPVLRAAADQSGGFIASCRNPLRASYVRGHAALGGISMALALGEAIIAAEKRGGAAVIDAICKTTGGHILAEGVISGKDVVYTREAFDIGTVSVGSGAKSVTLHVMNEYMAVDDADGGRLATFPAVISTLSQEGEPLSVGQLREGMQVFILHVPKDIIPLSASVLDPTVYPVVEKAMGIEIARYALAARA, from the coding sequence ATGGGACGCATACTGGTTGAGAAGGACGTGGAAGCCGCGGTCAAGGGCGGCTCCGTCTATGCCGCCGGCGGCGGCGGCTGGGCCGATCACGGAAGGATGCTTGGGCTTGCAGCCGTCAATGTCGGTAAGCCGGAGCTGGTCTCGATCGAGGAGCTGAGGGACGACGACTGGATCGCCACCGCAGCCGCGATCGGCGCGCCCGCCTCCACCACGCCCTGGGAAATGCAGGGCATCGATTACGTGAAGGCGGTGCAGCTCTTGCAGGAGGCGCTCGGCGAAAAGCTGTCCGGGCTGATCATCGGCCAGAACGGCAAATCCTCGACCCTGAACGGCTGGCTGCCCTCGGCGATCCTCGGCACCAAGGTGGTCGACGCGGTCGGCGATATCCGCGCCCATCCCACCGGCGACATGGGCTCGATCGGCATGGCCGGCTCGCCGGAGCAGATGATCCAGACGGCCGTCGGCGGCAATCGAGCCGAGAACCGGTACATCGAACTGGTGGTGAAGGGCGCGACGGCGAAGATCTCGCCGGTGCTGCGCGCCGCCGCCGATCAATCCGGCGGCTTCATCGCCAGCTGCCGCAACCCGCTGCGCGCTTCCTATGTCCGTGGTCACGCCGCACTCGGCGGCATCTCGATGGCGCTTGCGCTCGGAGAGGCGATCATCGCGGCGGAGAAACGCGGCGGAGCCGCCGTCATCGACGCGATCTGCAAAACGACGGGCGGGCATATCCTCGCCGAGGGCGTCATATCTGGAAAGGACGTCGTCTACACCAGGGAAGCTTTCGACATCGGCACGGTCAGCGTCGGTTCGGGCGCAAAATCGGTGACGCTGCATGTGATGAACGAATATATGGCCGTGGACGATGCCGATGGCGGCCGGCTTGCCACCTTCCCCGCCGTGATCAGCACGCTGTCCCAGGAGGGCGAGCCACTCAGCGTCGGCCAGCTTAGGGAAGGCATGCAGGTCTTCATCCTGCATGTGCCGAAGGATATCATCCCGCTGTCGGCAAGCGTGCTCGATCCCACCGTCTATCCCGTCGTCGAGAAGGCGATGGGGATCGAGATCGCCCGCTATGCGCTAGCGGCGAGGGCCTGA
- a CDS encoding VOC family protein encodes MIRIDRLDHLVLTVADIAATCDFYSRILGMSVETFAEGRKALKFGRQKINLHRAGHEFEPKARHAAPGSGDLCFIAETPIADVIAHLQASGIVIEEGPVERTGATGRLRSVYFRDPDGNLIEVSNLID; translated from the coding sequence ATGATCCGCATCGACCGTCTCGATCATCTCGTGCTGACCGTCGCCGATATCGCAGCCACCTGCGATTTTTATTCCCGCATCCTCGGCATGTCGGTCGAAACCTTCGCGGAAGGCCGCAAGGCGCTGAAATTCGGCCGCCAGAAGATCAATCTGCATCGGGCCGGCCACGAATTCGAACCCAAGGCGAGACATGCCGCCCCCGGCTCCGGCGACCTCTGCTTCATCGCCGAAACGCCGATTGCCGACGTCATTGCCCACCTGCAGGCATCAGGCATTGTGATTGAGGAAGGTCCGGTCGAACGCACCGGCGCGACCGGACGGTTGCGTTCGGTTTATTTCCGAGACCCAGACGGCAATCTCATCGAAGTTTCGAACCTGATCGACTGA
- a CDS encoding class II glutamine amidotransferase, whose product MCRWAAYRGDPLYLEELVSSPAHSLIEQSHCATRAKTATNGDGFGIAWYGDRPEPGRYRDILPAWSDCNLKSLARQIRSPLFLAHVRAATGGGTRRDNCHPFTHDTWSFMHNGQISGFERLRRPMEAMLDDELFNARGGTTDSELMFLLALQFGLREAPIAAMADMVGFVEDLAESLLGSILLRFTAAFSDGKTLYAIRYATDRKAPTLYASPASAGYCLVSEPLNDDVDAWAEIPDGSAVTVGENGIDVADFRPGKRSAARPQRMAIPA is encoded by the coding sequence ATGTGTCGCTGGGCAGCCTATCGCGGAGATCCCCTCTATCTCGAGGAGCTGGTGTCCTCGCCCGCCCATTCGCTGATCGAGCAGTCCCATTGCGCCACCCGCGCCAAGACGGCGACCAATGGCGATGGTTTCGGCATCGCCTGGTATGGCGACAGGCCGGAGCCCGGCCGCTACCGCGATATCCTGCCGGCCTGGTCGGATTGCAATCTGAAGAGCCTGGCGCGGCAGATCCGCTCGCCGCTTTTCCTCGCCCATGTCCGCGCCGCTACCGGCGGCGGCACGCGCCGCGACAATTGCCACCCCTTCACCCATGACACCTGGTCCTTCATGCACAACGGCCAGATCTCCGGCTTCGAGCGGCTGCGCCGGCCGATGGAAGCGATGCTCGACGACGAATTGTTCAACGCCCGCGGCGGCACGACCGATTCCGAGCTGATGTTTCTGCTGGCGCTGCAATTCGGCCTGCGCGAGGCGCCGATCGCCGCAATGGCCGATATGGTCGGTTTCGTCGAGGATCTGGCCGAAAGTCTCCTCGGCTCGATCCTGCTGCGCTTCACCGCCGCCTTCTCCGACGGCAAGACGCTCTATGCGATCCGCTATGCCACCGATCGCAAGGCGCCGACGCTTTATGCATCCCCTGCCAGCGCCGGCTATTGCCTCGTCTCCGAGCCGTTGAACGACGATGTCGACGCCTGGGCTGAAATTCCCGATGGCAGCGCCGTCACCGTCGGCGAAAACGGGATCGACGTCGCGGACTTCCGGCCGGGAAAGCGAAGTGCCGCCCGGCCGCAGCGCATGGCTATCCCTGCCTGA
- a CDS encoding SDR family oxidoreductase: protein MNRLDNKVAIVTGASSGIGRVTAKLFAAEGAKVVVGARRRAELASLVAEIKAEGGDAVAIAGDVRSEDYHKALVAAAVTHYGKLDIAFNNAGIIGEAGPSTGVSEVGFSEALDVNLTASFLAAKHQIGAMAEKGGGSVIFTSTFVGYSFAFPGVAAYAASKSGLIGLTQALAAEFGAQGVRVNAVLPGAVDTEMYRDMNDTADKRAAVTNMHALKRVATPDEVARSVLYLASDDASFVTGTASLVDGGISITRS from the coding sequence ATGAACCGCTTGGACAACAAGGTCGCGATCGTCACCGGCGCAAGCTCCGGCATCGGCCGCGTCACGGCAAAGCTCTTTGCCGCCGAAGGCGCCAAGGTCGTCGTCGGTGCCCGACGTCGGGCTGAGCTCGCCAGTCTCGTCGCGGAGATCAAAGCAGAGGGCGGCGACGCCGTCGCCATTGCCGGCGACGTCCGGTCGGAAGACTATCACAAGGCGCTGGTCGCGGCTGCCGTGACCCATTACGGCAAGCTCGACATCGCCTTCAACAATGCCGGCATCATCGGCGAGGCCGGCCCGAGCACCGGTGTCTCGGAAGTAGGCTTCAGCGAGGCGCTTGATGTCAACCTCACGGCATCCTTCCTCGCCGCCAAACATCAGATCGGCGCGATGGCGGAAAAAGGCGGCGGCTCGGTGATCTTCACTTCGACCTTCGTCGGCTACAGCTTCGCCTTTCCGGGCGTTGCCGCCTATGCCGCCAGCAAATCCGGCCTGATCGGCCTGACGCAGGCGCTCGCCGCCGAATTCGGAGCGCAGGGCGTGCGCGTCAACGCCGTCCTGCCGGGCGCCGTCGATACCGAGATGTACCGGGACATGAACGATACGGCCGACAAGCGGGCCGCCGTCACCAATATGCATGCGCTGAAGCGCGTCGCGACACCTGACGAAGTCGCCCGCTCGGTTCTCTACCTCGCCTCCGACGATGCGAGCTTCGTCACCGGTACGGCTTCGCTGGTTGACGGCGGCATTTCGATCACCCGCAGCTAA
- a CDS encoding FadR/GntR family transcriptional regulator, giving the protein MRAISRTNLADEAIEAIRSDILGKRWAVGEKLPNEASLSAMLSVSRGTVREAVRVLVSQGYLETRQGSGTYVRSTSDTGRPLTMARRASLRDQFEARLALDVEAARLTAVRKTPATVAGLRRLLAERGSYDGRDKAAFIERDLAFHKAVIAASGNRAMIEIYDFFSTSIADTIAATLGKDIPEPDMQAHADIVDAIETGDPDQADLAVRRFMAPVLAALDRMILS; this is encoded by the coding sequence ATGCGCGCGATCAGCAGGACCAATCTCGCCGATGAGGCAATCGAGGCGATCCGCAGCGATATTCTCGGCAAACGCTGGGCGGTCGGCGAGAAACTGCCGAATGAAGCCTCGCTGTCGGCCATGCTCTCGGTGAGCCGCGGCACGGTGCGCGAGGCGGTGCGGGTTCTGGTCTCCCAGGGCTATCTCGAAACCCGGCAGGGGTCCGGAACCTATGTGCGCTCGACCAGCGATACCGGCCGGCCGCTCACCATGGCCCGCCGCGCCAGCCTGCGCGACCAGTTCGAAGCGCGCCTGGCGCTCGATGTCGAGGCCGCCCGGCTGACGGCAGTCCGCAAGACGCCGGCGACGGTTGCCGGGCTTCGCCGGCTGCTTGCCGAACGCGGCAGTTATGATGGCCGCGACAAGGCCGCCTTCATCGAACGCGACCTCGCCTTCCACAAGGCCGTCATCGCCGCTTCCGGCAACCGGGCGATGATCGAGATCTACGATTTCTTCTCGACCTCGATCGCCGATACGATCGCCGCGACGCTCGGCAAGGATATTCCCGAACCGGATATGCAGGCGCATGCCGATATTGTCGACGCAATCGAAACCGGCGATCCCGACCAGGCGGATTTGGCTGTGCGCCGCTTCATGGCGCCGGTTCTTGCCGCCCTCGACCGGATGATCCTGTCATGA
- a CDS encoding Zn-dependent hydrolase: MSRNLPVDAGRIAGDIEALAAITEPGHPWTRRAFTPLFLEGRAYIEAQMKAAGLETRIDAAGNLIGRRTGRKPWLGTIMLGSHSDTVPDGGRFDGIAGVISALEVARALSDRAIELDHDLEIVDFLAEEVSIFGVSCIGSRGMTGQLPEAWLSRVSDGRDLAEAIAEVGGTPGVLAQQKRPDIAGFLELHIEQGPVLEAEREDIGIVTAISGITRIEIAVEGRADHAGTTPMDRRADALVAAAQLVLDIRNAAAELAKMPGHFAATVGEFRIEPNAANVVPSKVALLIDGRAEIRADMEAFCRWLDGHVEKLADAYGVTIKPPSRVSDNLPTPGDAGLLSTLEAACIRVGAKHRRMASGAGHDTAWIAKVAPAAMIFVPCREGRSHSADEWADNDDIALGAAVLFEAVREMDKDLTREKADGTHTG; encoded by the coding sequence ATGAGCCGCAATCTTCCCGTCGATGCCGGCCGGATCGCCGGGGATATCGAGGCGCTCGCCGCGATTACCGAGCCCGGCCATCCCTGGACGCGGCGGGCTTTCACGCCGCTCTTTCTCGAAGGCCGGGCCTATATCGAAGCGCAGATGAAGGCGGCGGGGCTGGAAACGCGGATCGATGCCGCCGGCAATCTGATCGGCCGGCGCACGGGCCGCAAACCCTGGCTCGGCACGATCATGCTCGGCTCGCATTCCGACACGGTGCCGGATGGCGGCCGCTTCGACGGCATTGCCGGGGTGATCTCGGCGCTTGAGGTGGCGCGTGCGCTCAGCGACCGGGCGATCGAGCTCGACCACGATCTCGAGATCGTCGACTTCCTTGCCGAGGAGGTGAGTATCTTCGGCGTCTCCTGTATCGGCAGCCGGGGGATGACCGGGCAATTGCCGGAGGCCTGGCTTTCGCGCGTCAGCGACGGGCGCGACCTGGCCGAAGCCATCGCCGAGGTGGGTGGCACGCCAGGCGTGCTGGCGCAGCAGAAGCGGCCGGATATCGCAGGCTTTCTCGAACTGCATATCGAGCAGGGACCGGTGCTCGAAGCCGAACGGGAGGATATCGGCATCGTCACCGCCATCTCCGGCATCACCCGCATCGAAATTGCCGTCGAGGGGCGAGCCGACCATGCCGGCACGACGCCGATGGACCGGAGGGCGGATGCGCTGGTGGCGGCCGCCCAACTGGTGCTCGACATCCGCAACGCCGCCGCCGAGCTTGCCAAGATGCCGGGCCACTTCGCCGCAACCGTCGGCGAATTCAGGATCGAGCCGAATGCCGCCAATGTCGTGCCGTCGAAGGTAGCGCTGCTGATCGATGGCCGCGCCGAAATCCGCGCCGATATGGAAGCCTTCTGCCGCTGGCTCGACGGTCATGTCGAAAAGCTCGCCGACGCTTATGGCGTGACGATCAAGCCGCCGAGCCGGGTGTCCGACAATCTGCCGACGCCGGGCGATGCCGGGCTGCTTTCGACGCTGGAGGCCGCCTGCATCCGTGTCGGCGCCAAACACCGGCGCATGGCGTCGGGCGCCGGGCACGATACCGCCTGGATCGCCAAGGTGGCGCCGGCGGCGATGATCTTCGTGCCCTGCCGGGAGGGCCGCAGCCACTCCGCCGACGAATGGGCCGACAATGACGACATCGCGCTCGGCGCCGCCGTGCTGTTCGAGGCGGTGCGCGAGATGGACAAGGATTTGACGCGGGAGAAGGCCGATGGGACGCATACTGGTTGA
- a CDS encoding urocanate hydratase, giving the protein MPKANPRHPKFPIPGGPELRARGWRQEALLRLLENVLSVGEDPENLIVYAALGKAARSWAAHKGIVKALTEMEEDQTLLIQSGKPIGLVRTHAKAPLVIMANCNIVGQWAKAEVFYELQRKGLICWGGLTAGAWQYIGSQGVIQGTYEIFMRIAERRFGGDLAGRFVLTAGLGGMGGAQPLAGRMAGAAILCVDIDPERARKRQEIGYLQEIAPDLDTALQMIDAAVKEKRALSVGLVGNAAEVYPEIARRGIVPDIVTDQTSAHDLVYGYVPKGMDLDQVRGLRDDGQGQLMAASRASIVEHVTAMLHFQKRGAEVFDNGNLIRTQAKEGGVADAFDIPIFTEAYLRPLFARAIGPFRWMALSGEESDIARIDDLLLELFPDNRIITNWIRLAREHVPFEGLPARIAWLGHGERTMLARHVNALVAGGELKGPIAFSRDHLDAGAMAHPNIMTERMKDGSDAIADWPLIDAMMLCSSMADLVVVHSGGGGYAGYMTSCGVTVVADGTDAADERLDHALTNDTALGVMRYADAGYEEALDEVAKKDVPYIRLD; this is encoded by the coding sequence ATGCCGAAGGCCAATCCGCGTCATCCGAAATTTCCCATCCCCGGCGGGCCGGAGCTGCGGGCCAGGGGCTGGCGGCAGGAAGCGCTGCTGCGCCTGCTCGAAAACGTGCTTTCCGTTGGCGAGGATCCCGAAAACCTGATCGTCTATGCCGCGCTCGGCAAGGCGGCCCGCAGCTGGGCGGCGCATAAGGGCATCGTCAAGGCGCTGACCGAGATGGAGGAGGATCAGACGCTGCTGATCCAGTCGGGCAAGCCGATCGGGCTGGTGCGGACGCATGCCAAGGCGCCGCTCGTCATCATGGCGAACTGCAATATCGTCGGGCAATGGGCGAAAGCCGAGGTGTTTTATGAGCTGCAGCGCAAGGGACTGATCTGCTGGGGCGGCCTGACGGCCGGCGCCTGGCAGTATATCGGCAGCCAGGGCGTCATCCAGGGCACTTACGAGATCTTCATGCGCATTGCCGAGCGGCGCTTCGGCGGCGATCTCGCCGGCCGGTTCGTGCTGACGGCCGGCCTCGGCGGCATGGGTGGGGCGCAGCCGCTCGCCGGCCGCATGGCGGGGGCGGCGATCCTCTGCGTCGACATCGATCCGGAGCGCGCCCGCAAGCGCCAGGAGATCGGTTATCTCCAGGAGATCGCCCCCGATCTCGATACCGCCCTTCAGATGATCGACGCGGCGGTCAAGGAGAAGCGGGCGCTATCCGTCGGGCTCGTCGGCAATGCGGCGGAGGTCTATCCCGAAATCGCCCGGCGCGGCATCGTGCCCGATATCGTCACCGACCAGACTTCGGCGCACGACCTCGTCTATGGCTATGTGCCGAAGGGCATGGACCTCGATCAGGTGAGAGGATTGCGCGACGACGGCCAGGGGCAGTTGATGGCGGCAAGCCGCGCCTCGATCGTCGAGCATGTGACGGCGATGCTGCACTTCCAGAAGCGCGGCGCGGAAGTCTTCGACAACGGCAACCTCATCCGCACCCAGGCGAAAGAAGGCGGCGTCGCCGATGCCTTCGACATTCCGATCTTCACCGAAGCCTATCTGAGGCCGCTGTTCGCCCGGGCGATCGGCCCGTTCCGCTGGATGGCTCTGTCGGGCGAGGAGAGCGATATCGCCCGCATCGACGATCTGCTGCTCGAACTCTTCCCCGACAACAGGATCATCACCAACTGGATCCGGCTGGCGCGCGAGCACGTTCCCTTCGAGGGGCTGCCGGCCCGTATCGCCTGGCTCGGCCACGGCGAACGCACGATGCTGGCGCGGCACGTCAATGCGCTGGTCGCAGGCGGCGAGCTCAAAGGCCCCATAGCCTTTTCCCGCGACCATCTCGATGCCGGCGCCATGGCGCATCCCAACATCATGACCGAGCGGATGAAGGACGGATCGGATGCGATCGCCGACTGGCCGCTGATCGACGCGATGATGCTCTGCTCGTCGATGGCCGATCTCGTCGTCGTCCATTCCGGCGGCGGCGGTTATGCCGGCTACATGACGAGCTGCGGCGTCACCGTCGTCGCCGACGGCACCGATGCCGCCGACGAGCGGCTCGACCACGCGCTGACCAACGACACTGCCCTCGGCGTCATGCGTTACGCCGATGCGGGCTACGAGGAGGCGCTGGATGAGGTGGCGAAGAAGGACGTGCCCTATATCCGGCTGGATTGA
- a CDS encoding TfoX/Sxy family protein: MARDRGLEDLLREALGDRPGLAEKSMFGGWAFLLNGNLLCGARSDGMLIRLGKGNDGWALMLPGVIQMSMGERVMHGWVRANAEAYGDDALRRRLLDAALAYVESLPGK; the protein is encoded by the coding sequence ATGGCGCGCGATCGGGGACTGGAAGACCTGCTGCGCGAGGCACTCGGCGATCGGCCTGGCCTTGCCGAAAAATCCATGTTCGGCGGCTGGGCCTTCCTGCTGAACGGCAACCTTCTCTGCGGCGCGCGCAGTGACGGCATGTTGATCCGTCTCGGCAAGGGCAATGACGGCTGGGCGCTGATGCTGCCGGGCGTGATCCAGATGTCGATGGGTGAGCGGGTCATGCATGGCTGGGTGCGCGCCAATGCCGAGGCCTACGGCGACGATGCGCTGAGACGGCGTCTGCTCGATGCGGCGCTCGCCTATGTGGAATCGCTGCCGGGCAAGTGA
- a CDS encoding MFS transporter: MALPAHGAKTMIAGEKHYLTRGAGAYRRASLALFLSGFSTFSLLYCVQPLLPIFSQEFAVSPAGSSLSLSLSTGFLALAIVCAAAVSEGLGRRSLMSISLVGAALLTVATAFAPNWQLLLVIRALQGFVLGGVPAVAMAYLAEEIDPRGLGATMGLYVGGTAFGGMSGRVLTGIFAEYLGWRPALFLIGAIGLAAALGFIALLPPSKNFVRRPGFDPRFHAKAWLGHLKNPALPFIFAIAFLAMGSFVTIYNYAGFRLVAPPYGLNQTELGLIFTVYLFGIGAASIGGLIGDRIGHFRVLLFGLALTAAGSALTLFAPLPSIILGIVVLTSGFFMSHSIASGLVGRLAHGTKGHASSLYMLAYYVGSSLMGSAGGWFWAIDGWAAVVAFTLVMLALAFISACVAQRLARRKT; encoded by the coding sequence ATGGCGCTGCCAGCGCATGGCGCGAAGACTATGATCGCAGGGGAAAAGCACTACCTGACACGCGGCGCCGGCGCTTATCGACGCGCCAGCCTGGCGCTTTTCCTCTCCGGTTTCTCCACCTTCTCGCTGCTTTATTGCGTGCAGCCGCTGCTGCCGATCTTCTCGCAGGAATTTGCCGTCAGCCCGGCCGGAAGCTCGCTGTCGCTCTCGCTCTCCACCGGCTTCCTCGCACTCGCCATCGTCTGCGCCGCCGCCGTCTCGGAAGGCCTTGGCCGCCGCAGCCTGATGTCGATATCGCTGGTCGGCGCCGCCTTGCTGACGGTGGCCACCGCCTTTGCCCCGAACTGGCAGCTGCTGCTTGTCATCCGCGCCCTGCAGGGCTTCGTTCTCGGCGGCGTGCCCGCCGTCGCCATGGCCTATCTCGCCGAGGAAATCGATCCGCGCGGCCTTGGCGCCACCATGGGCCTTTATGTCGGCGGCACGGCCTTCGGCGGCATGTCCGGCCGCGTTCTCACCGGCATCTTCGCCGAATATCTCGGCTGGCGGCCGGCGCTGTTCCTCATCGGCGCCATCGGCCTTGCCGCCGCGCTCGGCTTCATCGCCCTGCTGCCGCCGTCGAAGAACTTCGTCCGCCGGCCCGGCTTCGATCCGCGTTTCCACGCGAAGGCCTGGCTCGGCCATCTCAAAAATCCGGCGCTGCCCTTCATCTTCGCCATCGCCTTCCTGGCGATGGGCTCCTTCGTGACCATCTACAATTACGCCGGCTTCCGTCTCGTGGCGCCGCCCTATGGCCTCAACCAGACCGAACTCGGCCTGATCTTCACCGTCTATCTCTTCGGCATCGGCGCCGCCTCGATCGGCGGCCTGATCGGAGACCGGATCGGGCACTTCCGCGTTCTTCTCTTCGGTCTTGCGCTGACCGCCGCCGGCAGCGCGCTGACGCTCTTCGCCCCGCTGCCCTCCATCATTCTCGGCATCGTGGTGCTGACATCAGGTTTCTTCATGAGCCATTCCATCGCCAGCGGCCTCGTCGGCAGGCTGGCGCATGGCACCAAGGGCCACGCCTCGTCGCTCTATATGCTGGCCTATTACGTCGGCTCCAGCCTCATGGGGTCGGCGGGTGGCTGGTTCTGGGCAATCGACGGCTGGGCCGCCGTCGTCGCCTTCACCCTTGTCATGCTGGCGCTCGCCTTTATCTCCGCCTGTGTCGCGCAGCGTCTCGCCAGGAGAAAAACATGA
- the coaBC gene encoding bifunctional phosphopantothenoylcysteine decarboxylase/phosphopantothenate--cysteine ligase CoaBC, translated as MALSGKRILLIISGGIAAYKSLDLIRRLRERGASVRPIMTKGAQEFVTPLAVGALAADHVFLDLFSREDEQDVGHIRLARDCDLVLIAPATADLMAKMANGLADDLASTVLLATERPVLAAPAMNPRMWAHPATRRNAALLRADGIRFVGPMAGEMAESREAGLGRMAEPLEIVAAAETMLDDGEKPLKGRKAIVTSGPTHEPIDPVRYIANRSSGRQGHAIAAALARLGAEVTLVSGPVTIADPVGVSTVHVERAEEMRDAVLSALPADIAVMVAAVADWRVASAADQKLKKHPGESIPTLALTENPDILKTVGHHTMRPKLVIGFAAETQDVESNARVKLERKGADMIVANDVSPATGIMGGSRNSVKLIRRDGVEQWPDLAKEEVAERLAALIAAQFS; from the coding sequence ATGGCTCTCAGCGGAAAACGCATCCTCCTCATCATCTCCGGCGGCATCGCCGCCTATAAGAGCCTGGATCTGATCCGCCGGCTGCGAGAGCGCGGCGCGAGCGTGCGCCCGATCATGACCAAGGGCGCCCAGGAATTCGTCACGCCGCTGGCCGTCGGCGCGCTGGCGGCGGATCACGTCTTCCTCGATCTGTTTTCGCGTGAAGACGAACAGGATGTCGGCCATATCAGGCTGGCGCGCGACTGCGATCTCGTGCTCATCGCCCCTGCCACCGCCGACCTGATGGCGAAGATGGCGAACGGGCTTGCCGACGATCTCGCCTCGACCGTGCTGCTGGCGACTGAGAGGCCGGTGCTGGCGGCACCGGCGATGAACCCCAGAATGTGGGCGCATCCGGCGACGCGGCGCAATGCGGCGCTGCTCCGGGCAGACGGCATCCGCTTCGTCGGGCCGATGGCCGGCGAGATGGCGGAGAGCCGGGAAGCCGGGCTCGGCCGGATGGCGGAGCCGCTGGAGATCGTGGCGGCGGCCGAAACCATGCTCGACGACGGAGAAAAGCCGCTGAAGGGGCGCAAGGCGATCGTCACCTCAGGACCGACGCACGAGCCGATCGACCCGGTGCGCTACATCGCCAACCGCTCTTCCGGCCGGCAGGGCCATGCGATCGCCGCCGCCCTTGCCAGGCTTGGAGCCGAGGTGACGCTGGTCTCAGGGCCGGTGACGATCGCCGACCCCGTCGGCGTCAGCACCGTGCATGTCGAGCGGGCGGAGGAAATGCGCGACGCGGTGCTTTCGGCGCTGCCGGCCGACATCGCCGTGATGGTCGCGGCGGTGGCGGACTGGCGTGTCGCCTCGGCCGCCGACCAGAAGCTGAAGAAACATCCGGGCGAATCCATCCCGACGCTGGCGCTGACCGAAAACCCCGACATCCTCAAAACCGTCGGCCATCATACGATGCGGCCGAAGCTGGTGATCGGCTTTGCCGCCGAAACGCAGGACGTGGAAAGCAATGCGCGGGTCAAACTCGAGCGCAAGGGCGCCGACATGATCGTCGCCAACGATGTCTCGCCGGCCACCGGCATCATGGGCGGCAGCCGCAACAGCGTCAAACTCATCCGCCGCGACGGCGTCGAGCAATGGCCCGACCTGGCAAAGGAAGAGGTTGCTGAAAGGCTGGCAGCGCTGATCGCCGCGCAGTTCAGCTAA